One genomic region from Campylobacter concisus encodes:
- the tpx gene encoding thiol peroxidase, translated as MATTKFKGSEVNLSGNEVFVGSYAPEAKVVAQDLSEFSVGGNNGVEVLVCLPSLDTGVCAAEARKFNEKVAGKHGVKLSIISNDLPFAMGRFCTTEGIENLRVGSDFRYGEFAKNYGVLMSDGPLKGLLARAVFVINDGVIIHKQIVPEVTEEPNYDAVFDAIKSSGSCGCGCH; from the coding sequence ATGGCAACTACAAAATTTAAAGGTAGTGAGGTAAATTTAAGTGGAAATGAGGTTTTCGTAGGCTCTTATGCGCCTGAAGCAAAAGTCGTAGCGCAAGATCTTAGCGAGTTTAGCGTAGGCGGAAATAATGGCGTAGAAGTACTTGTTTGCCTGCCGTCACTTGATACTGGCGTTTGCGCGGCAGAAGCACGTAAATTTAACGAAAAAGTAGCTGGAAAACACGGCGTAAAACTTAGCATCATCTCAAATGATTTGCCATTTGCGATGGGGAGATTTTGCACAACTGAAGGCATAGAAAATTTACGTGTCGGAAGTGACTTTAGATACGGAGAATTTGCTAAAAACTATGGTGTTTTAATGAGCGATGGCCCACTAAAAGGACTACTTGCAAGAGCGGTATTTGTCATCAATGATGGCGTAATAATACACAAACAAATCGTTCCTGAAGTGACAGAAGAGCCAAACTACGATGCTGTATTTGATGCTATTAAAAGTAGCGGTAGTTGCGGTTGTGGCTGCCATTAA
- a CDS encoding ATP-binding protein, with amino-acid sequence MNQLELYYNQPLKSSKFIPRKYEIISPKTLIIGAISSGKTALVYEFLSHYKSEERLYVNLDDLRIDRALLLANLKEFLEKNTQIKVLAVENLQAADLANLGFLKSATLENIILTSKEFSLTIDCFARINLNYLDYEEFILFFKKNLDQDLLFSYFLAHGNEIASAFLDSSEVTAHLQQLLKANLSEQSIAILKECAPKCHDVLSTFGIYKNLKEQMKISKDSVYNAVASLNENGFIELVPNLDESSTSKKLYFTNFALRNALYLKKDFLAVFANVVFCELLKFKDEIYYTKEIDFFLNKRKIAIICVPFSAPEIIFLKFKKLHASLKELGVSKLQIISVANQAELSFEGIKCEILPFSRWSLGL; translated from the coding sequence ATGAACCAATTAGAGCTTTATTACAATCAGCCGCTTAAATCAAGTAAATTTATCCCCAGAAAATACGAAATTATCTCGCCAAAAACGCTTATAATAGGCGCCATTTCAAGTGGCAAAACAGCCCTTGTTTATGAGTTTTTGAGCCATTATAAAAGCGAAGAGAGACTTTATGTAAATTTAGACGATCTAAGGATAGACAGAGCCTTACTTTTAGCAAATTTGAAAGAATTTTTAGAAAAAAATACCCAGATAAAAGTGCTCGCAGTTGAAAATTTACAAGCTGCTGACCTTGCAAATTTAGGCTTTTTAAAGAGCGCAACACTTGAAAATATCATCCTTACAAGCAAGGAATTTTCACTCACGATTGACTGCTTTGCTCGCATAAATTTAAACTATCTCGATTACGAGGAATTTATACTATTTTTTAAGAAAAATTTGGACCAAGACCTGCTGTTTAGCTATTTTTTGGCTCACGGCAACGAGATAGCAAGTGCCTTTTTAGACTCCAGCGAGGTCACGGCACACTTGCAGCAGCTCTTAAAAGCAAATTTAAGCGAGCAAAGCATTGCGATTTTAAAAGAATGTGCTCCAAAATGCCACGATGTGCTTAGTACTTTTGGTATCTACAAAAACCTAAAAGAGCAGATGAAAATCTCAAAAGATAGTGTCTATAACGCAGTAGCTAGCCTTAATGAAAATGGCTTTATAGAATTAGTACCAAATTTAGATGAGAGCAGCACGAGTAAAAAGCTCTATTTTACAAATTTTGCACTTCGCAACGCTTTATACCTAAAAAAGGACTTTTTAGCTGTCTTTGCAAATGTCGTTTTTTGCGAATTGCTTAAATTTAAAGATGAAATTTACTACACAAAAGAGATTGATTTCTTCCTTAATAAAAGGAAGATCGCAATCATCTGTGTGCCGTTTTCTGCACCAGAGATCATCTTTTTGAAATTTAAAAAACTCCACGCAAGCTTAAAAGAGCTAGGCGTTAGTAAGCTTCAGATAATCAGCGTCGCAAACCAAGCTGAGCTTAGCTTTGAGGGCATAAAATGCGAAATTTTGCCATTTTCTAGGTGGAGTCTAGGTTTATAA
- a CDS encoding ribonuclease HII, protein MVKICGIDEAGRGALAGPLSVAACVLNKEISGLNDSKKLTAKKREELFKEIIKSSNFLIIYFSNAQIDEFGLSECLRRALKIFKAHFEGFEIIYDGNLDYGVGITTMIKADSKVAGVSAASILAKVSRDSLMKGWDKIYSKYGFAGHKGYGTKAHLDAIAKFGYSSFHRKSFVIKSFEKSLFD, encoded by the coding sequence ATGGTAAAAATTTGTGGCATAGATGAGGCTGGACGTGGGGCTTTAGCTGGGCCTTTAAGCGTAGCGGCCTGCGTGCTTAATAAAGAAATTTCAGGCCTAAACGACTCCAAAAAACTAACCGCAAAAAAGCGTGAGGAGCTTTTTAAAGAGATCATAAAAAGCTCAAATTTTCTCATCATCTACTTCTCAAATGCACAAATAGACGAATTTGGGCTAAGTGAGTGCTTAAGACGAGCGCTCAAAATTTTTAAGGCGCACTTTGAGGGTTTTGAGATCATTTATGATGGAAATTTAGACTATGGTGTTGGTATCACAACGATGATAAAAGCTGACAGCAAAGTCGCTGGGGTAAGCGCTGCTAGCATATTAGCAAAAGTTAGTCGTGATAGTTTGATGAAAGGCTGGGATAAAATTTACTCAAAGTATGGCTTTGCTGGGCACAAAGGATACGGCACAAAGGCTCACCTAGATGCCATTGCCAAGTTTGGCTATTCAAGCTTTCATAGAAAAAGCTTTGTAATAAAATCTTTTGAAAAATCTCTATTTGACTAA
- a CDS encoding S-adenosylmethionine tRNA ribosyltransferase → MRAFFGIFILIVSLFGYEINHENWAKFYKFIGEANGIKFEVYMNYFKDEFENFKQSKSFKVPAKISGHIFFDGTKYDYEKGSFEQNSSEISSLNAVSDKINLDVKNENGELKGKIIVKNKAYNATIKKEKEYEMLNIGIQMTEANGTRYEAIINDIFAKESAKKNKNKLLSTLYDLKSERKKWPNNQFESLDNIYYINDKIKSICTYKNNKTSCDVVLLKTNKKLKLKQIFKDMNDTHLKAILATAGVSENFVLSPLGLTFLNEEQISVPLDELRPYFSDEIGL, encoded by the coding sequence ATGAGAGCATTTTTTGGGATTTTTATACTTATAGTAAGCCTATTTGGCTATGAGATAAATCACGAAAACTGGGCAAAATTTTATAAATTTATTGGCGAGGCAAATGGTATAAAATTTGAAGTTTATATGAACTATTTTAAAGATGAATTTGAAAATTTTAAGCAAAGCAAGAGCTTTAAAGTGCCGGCCAAGATAAGCGGACATATCTTTTTTGATGGTACAAAATATGACTACGAAAAAGGCTCTTTTGAGCAAAATAGCAGTGAAATTTCATCGCTAAATGCTGTATCTGATAAGATAAATTTAGACGTTAAAAATGAAAATGGCGAGCTAAAGGGCAAAATAATCGTTAAAAACAAAGCCTATAATGCGACTATCAAAAAAGAAAAAGAGTATGAAATGCTAAATATTGGCATCCAAATGACCGAAGCAAATGGCACAAGATACGAAGCTATAATTAACGATATATTTGCCAAAGAATCGGCTAAAAAAAATAAAAATAAATTACTCTCGACACTTTATGACCTAAAAAGCGAGCGTAAAAAATGGCCAAATAACCAATTTGAAAGCCTAGATAATATCTACTATATAAATGACAAAATAAAAAGCATCTGCACCTATAAAAATAACAAAACTAGCTGTGATGTCGTCTTACTTAAAACCAACAAAAAGCTAAAGTTAAAGCAGATTTTTAAAGATATGAACGACACTCATCTAAAAGCAATCCTCGCAACAGCAGGCGTTAGCGAAAATTTTGTACTTTCGCCACTTGGGCTTACCTTTTTAAACGAGGAGCAAATTAGCGTGCCACTTGATGAGCTAAGACCTTACTTTAGCGATGAAATCGGACTTTAA
- a CDS encoding MalY/PatB family protein, translating into MKYDFDTLISRDGTNSSKWRMKNDVLPMWVADMDFKAAPEILNALQKRLDNGVFGYSFIPKEWNEAIKGWWKRRHDVSFENDWMCFCTGVIPAISTAIRRFSNPGDQILVQAPVYHVFFNCIKNNGREILSNDLVYKNGSYEIDFEDLEAKLAQPLTTMMLLCNPHNPIGKIWDKETLKKIGELCYKHDVLVISDEIHCDITDPGLSYVPFISVSEECKNNSITCISPTKAFNIAGLQSSAIVTPNEQIRARINAAVNYDEIGEANAFAITATIAAFNDSQTWLDKLREYLFENKKVVINFIKEQNLPVKLLPSNATYLLWLDCSAFCEDSSEFMNFLRDKAGLWLNDGNAYRGDRFFLRMNIATQRARVLEGLKRLQNGINLYTSRK; encoded by the coding sequence ATGAAGTACGATTTTGATACGCTTATTAGCAGAGATGGCACTAACTCATCAAAATGGCGAATGAAAAACGATGTTTTGCCAATGTGGGTTGCTGATATGGATTTTAAGGCTGCACCTGAAATTTTAAATGCCCTACAAAAGCGTCTTGATAATGGCGTCTTTGGCTACTCATTTATCCCAAAAGAGTGGAACGAAGCGATTAAGGGCTGGTGGAAAAGGCGTCATGATGTTAGCTTTGAAAACGATTGGATGTGCTTTTGCACTGGCGTTATACCAGCGATTTCTACTGCTATTAGAAGATTTAGCAATCCAGGGGATCAAATTTTAGTTCAAGCTCCCGTCTATCACGTATTTTTTAACTGCATCAAAAATAATGGTCGTGAAATTTTATCAAACGACCTTGTCTATAAAAATGGCTCTTATGAGATTGACTTTGAAGACCTTGAGGCAAAGCTAGCGCAGCCGCTAACAACTATGATGCTTCTTTGCAATCCTCACAATCCAATAGGAAAAATTTGGGACAAAGAGACGCTTAAAAAAATAGGCGAGCTTTGCTATAAGCACGATGTTTTGGTTATCAGCGATGAGATCCACTGCGACATAACTGATCCTGGTCTAAGCTACGTGCCATTTATCAGCGTTAGCGAAGAGTGTAAAAATAACTCAATCACATGCATCTCACCAACAAAAGCTTTCAATATCGCAGGACTTCAAAGCTCAGCCATCGTCACGCCAAATGAGCAAATACGCGCCAGAATAAATGCAGCTGTAAATTATGATGAGATAGGAGAAGCAAACGCATTTGCAATAACTGCGACAATAGCGGCATTTAACGATAGTCAAACATGGCTTGATAAACTTAGGGAGTATCTCTTCGAAAATAAAAAGGTCGTTATAAATTTCATAAAAGAGCAAAATTTGCCAGTAAAACTCCTACCATCAAATGCGACTTATCTTTTATGGCTCGATTGCAGCGCTTTTTGTGAGGATTCGAGCGAATTTATGAATTTCTTGCGTGATAAAGCTGGGCTTTGGCTAAATGATGGCAATGCTTACAGGGGAGATAGATTTTTCCTCCGTATGAATATTGCAACCCAAAGAGCCAGAGTGCTTGAGGGGCTAAAACGCTTACAAAATGGTATAAATTTATACACTTCAAGAAAATAA
- a CDS encoding Eco57I restriction-modification methylase domain-containing protein, with amino-acid sequence MPIFNPKFLLAQEQDEEKLKKRYANLQMYQAKASDIKSFKEEKFQTQFLKDIFENCLGYTLDTTNPTNFNLEREKKNETDGKKADGAILINGEVRCVIELKDQTTQHLDKTPSNRELSPVDQAFRYFISHENAKYVVVSNFNKLRFYIGNKTTFEKFDLFTANFDEFKRLHLLLSFESISTDLPLKLKEKFATHEREISNKFYKDFSAFRLTLFKNICKNNASIDKNRLLSLTQKLCDRFVFILFAEDRGLLRLRTIAEIKDKFQNQVTELSFYDFYKIYFKAIDEGSERLDIKRYNGGLFATDTELDALKIDDSVLEAQFLSDYDFLSDIGVNILGHIFESSLNDLEELNAQINGNEFDTKQSKRKKDGIFYTPEFITEFIIENSLGTLCKAKKDELGLDLNELLAPKNPKKLTKAESEIKDKIYAYREWLLSLKILDPACGSGAFLNQALEFLIAEHGALDTYRKVYEGEGLGLYDIESTILENNLYGVDINTDAVEIARLSLWLRTAAKGRVLTDLSKNLVTANSLLEFPFDFKFDVVIGNPPYVRQEAIKEQKPALQKYKAYSGTADLFVYFYELGITHLKENGLLGFICSNKFFRASYGENLRKFILENTQITHIIDFTGVKVFEDASVDSAITIFKKIRADENSKFNFLASSTINLKTQKFIQIPQSTLNETNFTFLDNSKFELKNKIEKVAKPLKDWGVNINYGVKTGLNEAFIIDDSTRDKILNNCFGEEREQTQKLIRPILRGRDVKRYDYEWAGLWLICTFPALKIDIENFPSLKGCLQNFLPYIAQSGETINGKKCRKKTSNKWFETQDNIAYYEEFEKEKILCARMVQSPKFAYDINNNIPDNTAYCITGENLKFLLAFLNSTAVYKIFNFFYAGGGLEGEIKINRLEILPIPQITPQNENLANEIINLIDEILKANEKIKLYEKHMPTLSLDEKLEAKENIDTLNDKIKASDEKIDELVFELYELTSDEIALITGGGF; translated from the coding sequence CGAGAAAAAGAACGAAACTGACGGCAAAAAAGCAGATGGGGCGATACTGATAAATGGCGAAGTTAGATGCGTGATCGAGCTAAAAGATCAGACTACACAGCATCTTGATAAAACTCCATCCAACCGCGAGCTTAGCCCAGTAGATCAAGCCTTTCGCTATTTTATCTCGCATGAAAATGCCAAATATGTCGTTGTTTCAAATTTTAATAAACTGCGCTTTTACATCGGCAATAAAACAACATTTGAAAAATTTGACCTTTTTACAGCAAACTTTGACGAGTTTAAAAGACTTCATTTACTGCTTAGCTTTGAGAGCATTAGCACGGATCTGCCGCTAAAGCTAAAAGAGAAATTTGCCACTCACGAGCGTGAAATTTCAAACAAATTTTATAAAGACTTTAGCGCATTTAGGCTCACTCTTTTTAAAAATATTTGCAAAAACAATGCTAGCATTGATAAAAATAGGCTTTTAAGCCTAACTCAAAAACTATGTGATAGGTTTGTCTTTATACTATTTGCCGAAGACCGCGGACTACTAAGACTTCGCACGATAGCCGAGATAAAAGATAAATTTCAAAACCAAGTTACTGAGCTTAGTTTTTATGACTTTTACAAAATTTACTTTAAAGCCATTGATGAAGGCAGTGAACGTCTTGATATCAAACGCTATAATGGCGGTCTTTTTGCCACAGATACTGAGCTTGATGCGCTAAAGATAGACGATAGCGTGCTTGAAGCGCAGTTTTTAAGCGACTATGACTTTTTAAGCGACATCGGTGTAAATATCCTAGGACATATCTTTGAAAGCTCACTAAACGACCTTGAAGAGCTAAATGCGCAAATAAATGGAAATGAATTTGATACCAAACAGAGCAAACGCAAAAAAGATGGTATATTTTATACGCCAGAGTTTATAACAGAATTTATAATTGAAAATTCGCTTGGCACGCTTTGCAAAGCTAAAAAAGATGAGCTAGGGCTTGATCTAAATGAGCTGCTAGCACCAAAAAATCCCAAAAAATTAACCAAAGCAGAAAGCGAGATCAAAGATAAAATTTATGCTTACCGCGAGTGGCTCTTATCTCTTAAGATACTTGATCCGGCTTGTGGCTCTGGTGCGTTTTTAAACCAAGCCTTAGAATTTCTCATTGCTGAGCACGGCGCATTAGACACTTACCGAAAAGTATATGAGGGCGAAGGTTTGGGACTTTACGATATAGAAAGCACTATTTTAGAAAATAACCTTTATGGCGTAGATATAAATACCGATGCAGTCGAGATCGCCAGACTATCTCTTTGGCTCCGCACAGCTGCAAAGGGACGAGTTTTGACAGATCTTAGTAAAAATTTAGTAACTGCAAACTCGCTTTTAGAATTTCCTTTTGACTTTAAATTTGATGTCGTTATCGGCAATCCTCCCTATGTCAGACAAGAGGCGATAAAAGAGCAAAAGCCAGCCCTACAAAAATATAAAGCTTATAGCGGCACGGCTGATTTGTTTGTCTATTTTTATGAGCTTGGCATTACACACCTAAAAGAAAATGGGCTTTTAGGTTTTATATGTTCAAATAAATTTTTCCGTGCCAGCTATGGTGAAAATTTACGTAAATTTATATTAGAAAATACACAAATAACACACATTATTGATTTTACTGGGGTTAAAGTTTTTGAAGACGCAAGTGTAGATAGTGCGATTACTATTTTTAAAAAAATAAGAGCCGATGAAAATTCAAAATTTAATTTCCTAGCTTCAAGCACTATAAATTTAAAAACGCAAAAATTTATCCAAATACCACAATCCACACTAAACGAAACAAATTTCACTTTCCTTGATAACAGCAAATTTGAGCTAAAAAACAAGATCGAAAAAGTCGCAAAACCATTAAAAGATTGGGGTGTGAATATCAATTATGGTGTCAAAACTGGACTAAACGAAGCATTTATCATCGACGATAGCACTCGTGATAAAATTTTAAATAACTGCTTTGGAGAAGAAAGAGAACAGACACAAAAGCTCATAAGACCAATCTTGAGGGGTAGAGATGTAAAACGATATGACTATGAGTGGGCTGGGCTGTGGCTCATTTGCACTTTTCCAGCATTAAAGATAGATATTGAAAATTTTCCAAGTCTTAAGGGATGTTTACAAAATTTTTTGCCTTATATAGCACAAAGTGGTGAAACCATAAATGGTAAAAAATGCCGCAAAAAAACATCAAATAAATGGTTTGAGACGCAAGATAACATCGCTTATTATGAAGAATTCGAAAAAGAGAAAATTTTATGTGCCAGAATGGTGCAAAGCCCAAAATTTGCTTACGATATAAATAATAATATTCCAGACAATACTGCATATTGCATAACTGGCGAAAATCTAAAATTTTTATTAGCTTTTTTAAATTCAACAGCTGTTTATAAAATTTTCAACTTTTTCTATGCTGGAGGCGGACTTGAAGGCGAAATAAAAATAAATCGCTTAGAGATTTTACCTATTCCCCAAATCACGCCACAAAATGAAAATTTAGCAAACGAGATAATAAATTTGATCGATGAAATTTTAAAAGCCAATGAAAAAATCAAGCTTTACGAGAAGCACATGCCTACTTTAAGCCTTGATGAAAAGCTAGAAGCCAAAGAAAATATCGACACGCTAAACGACAAAATCAAGGCAAGTGACGAAAAAATAGACGAACTTGTTTTTGAGCTTTATGAACTAACAAGCGATGAGATCGCACTTATAACGGGGGGGGGGTTCTGA
- a CDS encoding DctP family TRAP transporter solute-binding subunit codes for MKFLQALLFTCAISGLAFGADKVYTIKFAHVVAASTPKGKAADFFAKRAEELSGGKLKVQVFPSAQLLDDDRVFGALKLGNVQMAAPSFSKFTPIVPQFQLFDLPFIFKDAEHLHKVQDGEVGEELKALVTKKGFVALDYWDAGFKHFSSSKKPVLVPEDAKGQKFRIQSSKVLEEQIKVIGGNPQVLPFSEVYSALQQGVVDATENPLSNFYNSKFHEVQSSLTLSSHGYLGYLVVMSDKFWSKLPDDLKANVKQALSEATAFEREETAKEDAHVIAELEKYIAASKKLEIYKIDDAQKAEWQKVMQSIYPKFYDVIGKDLIEKTLGTK; via the coding sequence ATGAAATTCTTACAAGCTTTACTTTTCACTTGTGCCATCAGTGGCTTAGCATTTGGTGCAGACAAAGTCTATACGATCAAATTTGCTCACGTTGTTGCAGCTTCTACACCAAAAGGCAAGGCAGCTGACTTTTTTGCTAAACGTGCTGAGGAGCTAAGCGGCGGTAAACTAAAAGTTCAAGTCTTCCCATCAGCTCAGCTACTTGATGATGATAGGGTTTTTGGTGCGTTAAAGCTTGGCAATGTTCAAATGGCAGCTCCAAGTTTTTCAAAATTTACACCTATCGTGCCACAGTTTCAGCTATTTGACCTGCCTTTCATCTTTAAAGACGCAGAGCACCTTCATAAGGTCCAAGACGGCGAGGTCGGCGAGGAGCTAAAAGCCCTTGTTACAAAAAAAGGCTTTGTGGCACTTGATTATTGGGATGCTGGATTTAAGCATTTTAGCTCAAGCAAAAAGCCAGTTCTTGTGCCAGAAGATGCAAAAGGACAAAAATTTAGAATCCAAAGCTCAAAAGTGCTTGAAGAGCAGATCAAAGTGATCGGTGGTAACCCACAAGTTCTGCCATTTTCAGAGGTTTATTCTGCACTTCAACAAGGCGTAGTTGATGCGACTGAAAATCCACTATCAAATTTCTATAACTCGAAATTTCACGAAGTTCAAAGCTCGCTTACACTTTCAAGTCACGGATATTTGGGCTATTTAGTCGTTATGAGCGATAAATTTTGGAGCAAGCTACCAGATGATCTAAAAGCAAATGTAAAACAAGCTCTAAGCGAAGCAACAGCTTTTGAGAGAGAAGAGACAGCAAAAGAGGACGCTCACGTCATAGCTGAGCTTGAAAAATACATCGCTGCTAGTAAAAAACTAGAAATTTATAAGATCGATGATGCACAAAAGGCTGAGTGGCAAAAGGTTATGCAATCAATCTATCCTAAATTTTACGATGTTATCGGTAAAGATCTCATAGAAAAGACTCTTGGGACAAAATAA
- the sodB gene encoding superoxide dismutase [Fe], which translates to MFELRKLPFDANSNAVVSAKTCEYHYGKHHATYVANLNNLIKDTKFANASFYEILTNSEGGLYNNVAQVYNHDFYWDCIAKKSEMSSELKAAIEANFANFKEEFLKAATTLFGSGWAWLVFDPSNKKLEIVQTSNAKTPVSDGKVPLLVVDVWEHAYYIDNFNARPKYLETFYENINWEFVSKAYEWALKEGLGSVEFYTKELHK; encoded by the coding sequence ATGTTTGAACTTAGAAAACTTCCATTTGATGCAAATAGCAATGCAGTAGTTAGCGCAAAAACCTGTGAATACCACTACGGCAAGCATCATGCAACTTACGTAGCAAATTTAAACAATCTTATAAAAGATACAAAATTTGCTAACGCATCTTTTTATGAAATTCTAACAAATAGCGAAGGTGGCCTTTACAACAACGTCGCTCAAGTTTACAACCACGACTTTTACTGGGACTGTATCGCTAAAAAAAGCGAGATGTCAAGCGAGCTAAAAGCTGCGATCGAAGCAAATTTCGCAAATTTCAAAGAGGAATTTTTAAAGGCAGCTACAACACTTTTTGGCTCAGGCTGGGCATGGCTTGTATTTGATCCAAGCAACAAAAAGCTAGAGATCGTACAAACTAGTAACGCAAAAACTCCAGTGAGCGATGGCAAAGTGCCGCTTCTAGTCGTTGATGTTTGGGAGCACGCTTACTACATCGACAACTTCAACGCTCGTCCAAAATACCTAGAGACTTTCTATGAGAATATAAACTGGGAATTTGTAAGCAAAGCTTACGAGTGGGCGCTAAAAGAGGGCCTAGGCTCAGTTGAGTTTTACACAAAAGAACTTCACAAATAA
- a CDS encoding DIP1984 family protein: protein MKLAQALILRADTQKRLEQLKGRLLDNAKMQENERPSEDPKLLLKELDRLSDELFRLILAINLTNSIAKFEGASLTEMIAKKDTLSQKASVLRDFAKSASQKVDLYSNSEIKILSSVDVVTLQKQIDELSKEIRELDMKLQEANWQVDLIE, encoded by the coding sequence ATGAAATTAGCTCAGGCTCTCATTTTAAGGGCCGATACACAAAAACGCTTAGAGCAGCTAAAAGGTAGGTTGCTCGATAATGCAAAAATGCAAGAAAATGAAAGACCTAGCGAAGATCCAAAGCTTCTTTTAAAAGAGCTTGATAGGCTAAGCGATGAGCTATTTAGGCTGATCTTGGCTATAAATTTAACAAACTCAATTGCAAAATTTGAAGGCGCGAGTCTAACTGAAATGATTGCTAAAAAAGATACGTTAAGCCAAAAAGCAAGCGTACTTAGGGATTTTGCCAAAAGCGCAAGCCAAAAGGTTGATCTTTACTCAAATAGCGAGATAAAAATTTTAAGTAGTGTCGATGTGGTCACGCTTCAAAAGCAAATAGACGAGCTATCCAAAGAGATCAGAGAGCTAGATATGAAGCTACAAGAGGCAAACTGGCAAGTTGATCTTATAGAATAA
- a CDS encoding trans-sulfuration enzyme family protein, whose amino-acid sequence MKLDTLIVKGIEAKNNPNKAVIPPIFLASTFVQDDLENFQEFAYSRGSNPTKKAFDEIFAKVEGSKYAFSFGSGMAATAAVLSLIKTGQKVLLNSNVYGGTYRYVTTVFESHGIKSEFIDDLNFLSEDDISDDVAAIFIETPSNPLLRVTDIARISKIAHKKGALVIVDNTFLTPYYQRVLDHGADIVVYSATKYIGGHADVIAGIVTLNDDALAEKIKFAKNTLGGIISPMDAYYLIRGLKTLSVRFDRQTQNTHKIIKFLEDNDAVSVVHFAGSYSEQEAKIQAAQASDIGALISFELDEKYDVNKFVKSLEIFDLAVSLGGVESLICRPATMTHEAYPEEVLDKIGIKQNLLRLAIGIENADDLIADLDQAFKKAKK is encoded by the coding sequence ATGAAACTTGACACCTTGATCGTAAAAGGCATTGAAGCTAAGAATAATCCAAATAAAGCTGTCATTCCGCCTATTTTTTTAGCAAGTACATTTGTGCAAGATGATCTTGAGAATTTTCAAGAATTTGCATATTCGCGTGGTAGCAACCCAACTAAAAAAGCATTTGATGAAATTTTTGCAAAAGTTGAAGGCAGCAAATACGCTTTTAGCTTTGGCTCAGGCATGGCAGCAACAGCGGCGGTACTTAGCCTTATAAAAACTGGGCAAAAAGTCCTACTAAATAGCAACGTCTATGGCGGCACTTATAGATATGTTACAACCGTTTTTGAAAGCCACGGTATAAAGAGCGAATTTATAGATGATCTAAATTTTTTGAGCGAAGATGACATTAGTGACGACGTGGCGGCTATCTTCATCGAAACTCCGTCAAATCCTCTCTTAAGAGTGACAGACATTGCTAGAATTTCAAAGATCGCTCACAAAAAAGGCGCTCTAGTCATCGTGGATAACACATTTTTAACGCCTTATTATCAAAGAGTACTTGATCATGGAGCTGATATCGTGGTCTATAGCGCCACAAAATATATCGGCGGACACGCCGACGTGATCGCTGGTATCGTCACGCTAAACGATGATGCTTTGGCCGAAAAGATAAAATTTGCTAAAAACACGCTTGGTGGCATCATAAGCCCGATGGACGCATACTACCTAATACGTGGGCTTAAAACGCTTAGCGTTAGGTTTGATAGACAAACACAAAATACACATAAAATAATCAAATTTTTAGAGGATAATGACGCAGTTAGCGTTGTGCATTTTGCCGGCTCATATAGCGAGCAAGAGGCAAAGATACAAGCGGCTCAAGCAAGCGACATCGGTGCTCTCATCTCATTTGAGCTCGATGAAAAATATGATGTAAATAAATTTGTAAAATCGCTAGAAATTTTTGATCTAGCAGTGAGCCTTGGAGGTGTAGAAAGCCTTATTTGCAGGCCTGCTACGATGACGCACGAGGCGTATCCAGAAGAGGTGCTAGATAAGATTGGTATAAAGCAAAACTTGCTTCGCCTAGCCATCGGCATCGAAAACGCTGATGATCTAATAGCAGATCTTGATCAAGCATTTAAAAAAGCAAAAAAATAA